The following DNA comes from Nitrospirota bacterium.
GGCTTTTTTCAGTTTGAGTCTCTTAAGTTCCTTCCTTAACGCCTCTGCAACCACCTTGCTCTGCTCTCTTTTCGATACTGTCTTTCTCAGTTCATCAAGCAAGTCTTCGGGTAGGAGAAAATTTGCCTGCCTTGTTACAACTTCCATATTTTATCCTCCTCGTCTAATATTACCAAGTTTATATAGATTATAATATAGGAAATATCCTATAATTTCAAGAAAACAGTGGTCAACCTTGTGGCCTTATTTAGAGGGTGTTATTCTTTGCTCAATCCAACCGGTTATCTTAGATAAGACAATAGCTTCAGAGGCCACGCTCATGACAAGATCGTATTTCTCATCTTCACCAGTTACTATATGACGGTCATTTAACCGGAGGAATACATCCATAGCAGTAAAACCAGTCCGCTTGTTTCCATCTACGAATGGATGGTTGCTGATAATAGAATGAAATAATGCAGCCGCCTTTCCCGGAAGAGCGGTATATAAGTCTATGCCTCCGAAGGTGGCCTGCGGTCTTGCAACTGCGGAATCCAGTAACGGAATGCTGCGTATCCCATCTGAACCGCCGGTACTTTCAATAACTCTTCTATGGATTTCTAAGAGGTCCTCCAGTGTCAGATAAATCACTGCGCCAGCCTTTTCAGGAGGTTTAGATTTTCTTTAATACTTGCATTGAGATGCTTTTTCATGCCTGGAGTCAGTCCTTTACCACGGTACGCCCGAATAAGGTGAACAAGTTGCGCGTGTATAAATGTCTCTGGATCTGTTGCATTATCCCTCGCAAGCTCTTCAAGTGCCTTTTGATCTTTATCACTAAGCTTAATCTTTAATTCAGCCATTTTATTAATCCTCCAAAAACATTATAGATTGTCCGTTTCACAAGTCAAGGACGCGCGTCTTACTAATCAGGTGAATGATCAAAGATAATAACATCCCCTGTCACCGGCGACCGGTAAACCAGTTTCCGTACCTTGCCATGTAGTGCATGGGCAATCTTGAGATAGAGCCAGACAGGGGCAGGGCCGGTAAGGACAACGTCGTTGCCTTCGCCGGCAAAGAACTGAGCCTTGTTGATATATTCCGGAAGATCAGAAAGTTTGGCTGTATCGGTACCTAAAAAAACAGTACTTAAATCAATAATTATCTGCTCAGCCATTGTTTCATGTTATCCTTCAGTGTAGCAATGTTCTTTCCATCCACTATTGCAATCTTCATATCCTCCGCACGGCTTTTCACATATTCGTCAGCAACAGGTCGGGCAGAGGCAAGCATCTTCTTACCAAAGAGGCCGAGCACACGATCTCCAAGTGCATCCAATTCATACAGATATTCTTTTCCAACAGATTCATCAGTCCCATCTGCATACCTATTCGGGTTAGCGGTTTTACAGGATATATAAAATAACCTGTTGTTTTTTGCTATAAGAACATCAAATTCATTTTTGGGAGGTTTCTTACCGGTTGTATCCCATTTTCCGGATACATTAAGTTTTACCTCATTTACACTCAAGGATTTTGCCGTCATATAGACATACTCCTCAAACCAAAAACCCCTTAAATATTTAGCGGTTTCTACATCGGGAATATGAATTGTTGTTTGATGAGTCCTTTTCACCAACCCATGATTTTCGAGCACCCCACAAATCCTGCTCATATCCTTATCATTATTTAGAATAATCTGAACGGGATATTTGGCCTTTTCAAAATCTCTTGGAAATTTGCTATTGATTTCACCAATAAGCCTTTGCCGGTTTATTGCAAGCTGAACCAATGTCTCAGTAATATTTTTTCTATCATAAATATAGCGATCATCTTTAACATACTCTGAAACATTAAAACCATAAACAGCAAGGTAGTCTTTTATGGATATATTGACATTAATAGGGATCTTTCCCTCATCAGGTGAAACTTTTATTATTTCATTATCATATGTGTTTACATAATAGATCGGTTTATCGCTCGAATAGAAAGACTGGAAGGTTCCTATTGTCCCTATTTTTGTTCCTCCGGTAATGTTAAGAGTCACTTCATCATTTCTACATTCCTTAATCAGATTTTCACAAACAGAAACAACATCGTTTATATCATAAGCCTTTATCTCTTTTGTTGTAACCTCAAAGCCTTTCTGCCTAATGACCTTCTCAAGTCGTTTTGCCTCTCTAAGCCTTTCTGAAGTTGCAAGCAGGATTACTGCATGAGGAGTAAATTGCAACACTGTGGTTAGATTTGGTATCGGCTGGTCAGACACAAGACATACATGAATATGCTTCATTAACAATTCCTTATACTTTTGCCATTGACACTATTTTATCAATCTGCGTCTTATTAATTCCCATTTTCAGCTCATATCCCCAAATTACTTCGTATCAAGAATTCTTTTCAAGATTCTTTCCTGCTCTTCAGGGGAGAACTCGTGTCCATAGAAGCGCAGGAATATTTCTCTCCTGATTTCCTGTCTGGTAGCATTAGGGTAATCTGCTCTGATACCTGCTTCAACCTGCATGCGAGCCATATCGAACATTGAAAAACCCATCATCAACCGTTCCTCTCCGCTCTTTTTCATGATCATCTGATAAAATAGAGACTCAATTTCAGGCGATGTATCTTTCATTGATAATAATTACAGACATTCCCCATTTCACAACTCCCCTCTCTTCAATTTGTCTCTTATTACCTTGGCCTTCTTTGGCATTGCCTTATGAAAGAACTCCATCTGGGCTTCAAGCCATTTCAGCTTTTCGATAACTGGTTTCTTTCTGTAGGACTCAATTTCTTCTTTAGTCTTGTAATAAAGTAATGGTTCAGACATTATCTATAAACTCATCCTTCATTTTTATCTTCGAGAGACTGTCTTTCCTTTGATAATGAGGTTAACAATGGACGCAGTTGTAAAAGGAACGCCTCGCAGGAATCAATCTTCTCACTTACATATTCTGTATCAAACGCTGTGAGGGCAATGTAATCTCCGACCTGACGATCATCAAAAAGTTGGTTATATAGGTCACCATATTTTTTCTCAATACGACCTGTTTTAATGAACTCCTTATTAAAAGTATCACGTACACCACTATGTTTTTTAAATTGACGACCATCTTCCATAAGTAGAGCACTAACTGCATAAAATAAGGCATAATAAGCACGATTGATTGCGAAATCGTTTGCCTCAGCGGTCAGTTCACGTCTGGCGGCAGTTACACTTTCCATGCTTTTCTTCCACCAGTACCGAACGACCTCTGCTCTTTCGTTACTTTCAGTCATATCAATATTCCATCCTGCTCTACCTCTTTGTGAATCGGCAACACTGACAAGGGCCCATTATCCCATGACTTTTTATCTACCACTAAACCACATAGACTAGCATCATACTCAAGATTAATATCAAGGATAATTGTAGATATTCGATTGCGAATTCTGTGACCTGGAGGCTCTTCAAGGACAATAAGGATGTCCACATCTGATTCCTCATCAGATTCTCCCCGTGCAACAGAACCGAAAAGGATGATGCGGTCAACATTAAACTCGTTGCTGATACTCCTTTGTGCTGCATGGAGTGTCTTGCTTAGCTTCTCCGTTAGTTTAATATCCTGAATTGCTTTCATATGTTTACCTGCATAATCTAATGTTTCTACTATGTAGTTTATAGGTTTTACTTAATTTCGACAATCCCGAAGTTATTTCCTACCGGCTCAACAATAACATTAGCCGTTATGGTCCTTTTCTTTTCAAATAGTTTGCTGCGAAGAGCTTCCGGTACTATATCCTTGTTATTGCCAAGCTTTATCTCAGCCTTCTTGTTATCTTTTCTTGCCAGAAGAATCATATTCCCGGGATTCCAGGTTAAGGAAGCATTTTCCCAGAGGGTGGGCTGAGACACAGAATTAACCTTAGTAACTTGAGGGTTTTGACCCACTTGTTTTGTCGGAGTTGCACTACTTCTAAAATATCCGTATCCTACATTGGTCTTGCCGCCCGCACCAAGTTCTGCAAGCCCGCCCATGAGCCATTTTTTTGCTTTTACGGCAACTCCTTCATCCCTGGAAAATAACGCAAAAGAGAAAGTTTGTCCTGGCGCTACGGTAAGAAAAGTGACAGGCACAGGGTTGAGATAATCCGCTGGAGGTTTGTCTCCCTGATAATACTCACCATAGTGAGGGTTCATAATATCCAGTTCAAGCCTTGGAAATGTAACTGGCAGTCCGTCCATGAAGAAAACGTTGCCCTGCTGATTATTTACCGCGTTTCGTGAGTCTTTCTCTTCAGAGCCAAAGACTTCAAGCAGTTCTTCTTTTGGAGCATCGCAGCCTATTTCAGCATAAGCCCTTGCAAGCCCCTTTAATCCGCTTGCCGGAAGATAAGGAAAGCCGTATAACGGATGCAGCGTCATTCCTGTTTCTATAACGCTTGTGCCGCCAAGTCCAATGATAAGACGGGTATCGGAAGTTAGTTCAAATGATTCATCATGCCAGCCGGAGTTTTGCAATCCTTGAACTACTGCTTTTTGGCGGGCATAAACGGATAGAGCATACTTTTTATCGAATTGTATTTTGGAAATATCATCACGGAATTCTCTGGCGTTTTCGTCTTTCTTCTGCCAGCCGTCTTGCCATGAATAGACATACTTATTAAACAGCAGTCCCAGATTGCTTATTTTCAAAAGACGGCTTTTGTCATCCCTAAAATACTCCCTTGTTTCAGCAGGTAAAGGCAGTTTCATCAGCCTTCCTCCTTCGGCAGGACTGCATCAGCAAACCTTTTCATCCATGATAGGAAAGAGAGAGTTTCAGTAGTTACCTGTCTAAATCTGTCACCAGGCAGCATGATAACTTTTTCTATTAGTTCGCCCTGAGCAACAGGCCAATGGATATTTTTGTTACTGAAAAGATAGCTTTCAATGTCCCTATACGCTTTTTCCTCAGGCTTACGATTGTCTCTTTTACCTTTCGCTTTTAGAAATGCAAGGGTCTGTCCTAAACCATTCGCGATAATCAATGTTGGAAGTTTCATGATAATACTTCTGTAGTCTTTTTTGAATTTCTTGTCTTCAATCTCATTATTGACATAGTCAATACAACTCCACGCCTCTTTTGCCCTTTCATGCTCTAAATTCTCAATATGGCTCATGCCTATATTCCTCCATTCAGGAGATTGATATTCACAATCCCCTTGCCTATGGTTGCGTCCCCACCGAATTGGAGACGTTGAGCATTGATTGTCGAAATAAAGGCCATAACCTCATTATCATTCTTCAATCCTTCGGGTCTTTTATCACTATCACAAGCAGGGTCATGCGCCATAATAACTGAGTAAAGCAATGAATCAGACGGAAGAGCTTCTTCATAAAAAAGTGCACCCTGTTTTACAGTTTTAGTTTTATTGTCGATCTGGATTCGTGCCTGCACTTCTGTTGATAGTTTAACAAAATCTCTGAAAGCATTGTCGGGAAGGATGAGTAAATCTGTTTTTATCTTTTCTTTCCAAAAAGCATATTCTGCCCCTTTTGGAATTACATTAGTAGCTATCCAGTCAGCAATATTCCTGACAGCTTCATCACTCTTAAAATCAAAAGTGTATTCCTCAAGAACGGCCTTATTATCGTTGTCAGAGATTTTGCTGTCCTGTACACCCAGGATATTGTCTCCTGCATCATCTGGATTGGGCACATACCAATTAACGTTTTTAACCCCTGCCATTTCCAAATCTCGCTTCAGTCTGCTCAATGCAAAGCGCGAGGTGGTATAGGCGAAAACACCGTTTAAGGAACGAACGGGGAAAAGCAAAAGCCGAGCATCGGTAAATGTGGCTGCTCCAGCATGGGCATCGCTTTCCTCTTTTTTGCTGCTAAAATCTGGACCGAATGTCCATTTGATTTTATCTCCCTCATTAGCTTTGTTGACCTCAAACCATTCCCTTACGACGCCTTTCACACCAGATGCCTGGCAGACAGGATAATCCGTGTATTTCTCCCTTTGTATAGGTAGGTCAATCACGCCGAGACTTGTACCACTACCGCAGTGCAAGGATGTTTCGGTATAGATGAACATTACTTTTGCCTTTTTAAACATAATCAATACCCTCCTATTAAACTTAGTCCAAAACCCTCCCGGACTTTTTCATCGCTTATTGATTTAAGCCAGATACCGTTGAAAAGCTCATCCACGCTGCTGCCGTTGAGTTCAAAGTAATACACACTACCTGCAGGTACTGCCTTTTTCATATCCTTTGGCCTTCCCTTCACAAGGTCAAAACCACCGATACCAATAGGTTTGCCTATACAGGCACTGATGAGCTTTACCTCTAACCCATTAAGGAAACCGTTCCTTGTATTACTATCTATGCCACCAGGGATCCATCCGTTTGTAAATATCGCAGGAGTCGTGAGGACTATCTTGAACCTGCCTGTTTCTGAAATCTTTTTCTTGATGACTTCAGCAGGGATGCCATTCCATGCAGCCTTTGTGTAAAAAGCCGTGCGGTTGTCACCTCCGAGCCTCAATATACCGGATTCAGGAGGCAGCAACTGTGTCCCTTCAACCTCAACAGTGAAACCTACATTAACATTCAGCCTATAATATTCAACGCTATAAAGCCCACCGGTTTCCACACTCCGTTTTGTTCTGTTCTTACGAACACCTGTCCTCTCCTCTGTTTCATATAACCTTTTGTTCTCCGTCCATTTATCAGGTGTTCTACCTGAAAGATATACAGACATTTCTGCTTGAGACAAAAAACCTGTAACAGATTCAAGGGCATTTTCAGACGGAAACCACACATGCTGCAAACCGGCAGGCAGATCAGTCATGATTTTGCCGTGCAATTTGTCATCAGGTTTCAGTACATACAAGCTGTCGTTTTCCTTACCTTTCTCTTTCGCAATATCTCTTGGCATAGGGAAGTATTGTTGAATACACCCATCTTCTTTCTTTGCAACAGCAAACTGTCTGATAGTCAAACATCCGTTTTCAGCAGGCGTGCCGACCTCCTTCTTTACATGCTCTGGAATTGAGTCATAATCAGATGCAAATTTGTCATATTCAGTCCGAGCAATGCTCAGAATGTGAGAGCGCAAAGCACCATAGACCGTAGACGGTTGAGGTGGGAAAGTACCCCTGGCAAAATGGTCATCACCGCCGGAGAAGGGTTTGCCATCCCTGAACATCAGGATGTCATTAGGTTCTATGAATAATCTCATCTGTTCCCCTCCCTTCCGAGGAATGCTGCAACCACCAGGAATTTACCGATGTCGTCAATTGTCAATCCGCCGGACTGAAGTCGCATTAGACCGTCAATTAAATCCTTAACCTTATCGTTATGGTTACTTTTCGTCTGTCTTTTCGCGATACGCTGGAGTTCAAGTCTGATAGCCTCTGCTGGCAACTGGATTATCTTGCCGTTCGAGTCTTTATACTCAAGTCCTTTTGTCTCTGTTCTGAATGTATAGACAAACTTAGGAGAAATGTGCTCATTATAAAACGCATCAGCCCAGTCACGAAGAAGTGGGATTGTCTCAAAAATTACCCCTACCCGCCCTTTTTCTAAGAGGGAAATATTCTCGTAATACCATTTAGAGCTTACATGCTCTGTCCCGCCGGCTCGTTTGGCAAGGGCAATGCAAAAGGCATTTTTGCCGTCCAATTTCTTTGCCTGTTTCTCGCAAGCCCTCACCTCATCCAATACCTGTGAAAGGTTTGAACTATGATGGGCAATGACTATACCCATGCTTGCAGTGGCCTTAGTCCCCATTGAAAGCATGAAACCTTTAATGTGTCTTTCATGTTTGTCAACATTGAGCGGATAGCCTTCATTATCAACTGGAATAAAACCAGAGCCATCCTTAAAATCTATGGCGACCCTGTTAGTTTCAACATCTGATTTCAGACTGCCTGAGAAATATGCCCTTAACTTTCTCATCACTTCCGGCAAGTCTTTGAGATTTACAAAGGCAAGGACATCATCGCCGCCTGCATAAACAAGTTTTCCGAGATGATCTTTCTCTACTATCTCCCTTGCCACCTTCAATGAAAAGTCTCGCAATGCCTTGCTCATGGCAAGATGGAGCGAAGGATTAAGAGGTCTCTCCATCCTTTTCAATTCATTCCAACTCACGTCCAGAGAATTTCTAACGGAAGGATGCAATATATCTTCTATCTTTGGGGCTATTTCACCTGATAGCCACTTGCCCATATTATCGCCGTGCATGAGAAGAACAGCATAATATTTCGATGGAGGATCAATGCATAGTTTTTTTGCTGCCTTGAGTAGTTGCCGCAATGCAATGCGGGCAGCACTGCACAGGTCTTTAGTATAAGTCGGAATCTCTTCTTTAAGCGACTCCACAAATGAATCCTCATACAACCAGTCACCCTCAACGGAAGCAAATTTCTGCGCCACCTCTTTATTTTCAGCTGTAACAGTTTCTGGATTATTACACATACCCCACACCATACGAAGCGCTTCCCCATTCATGCGGTCTTCTTTACCGCCAAATAAGGTGTGAAGGATACCAACAAATTCGTCAACTCTCATCTTGAGTTCAGGATTGAGAAGATTCTTTATGACCTTTTCTTTAAAAGATGCTGTTGCAACCATGCTGATTGAGGGAAATGAGTTGGAGATATTAAACTTCAACTGCCCTCTAAAAAAAGCTGGCGCAGCGAGCCTCTTTGTTACACACACACCGCACAATCTCTCAGATTTTCTTATCTGTGGAAATGTAGGCATCACTGTATCCTGCCAAAAGCCCTTTAATGCGCCAAAGTGTTCGGGACAAGATTGACCATTATACGTTCCGGGATGCACAGGCTCCCTTACTCCGCATAATGTACATTTGAAGTTCGGCTCATTTTGCTGCTTAAAATCCCTCACAACCTTCCTACTACCAAGTGACTTTTCAGTCAAACTGTATATCTGACCATACACTGTTCCAATATTTGGATCAAAACCCTTCTCCTCGTATTCTTTGAACAACTGTCAAATTGCCAATCAGACTTAATATCCAATAAATATTTATAACTGCTTAGGAATTCTGTGTAGTTATCCACTGCCGTAGCTGTCCAATAAGTTTCCATGAAATCTTCTGTCTGCCTCTGCCATATAGCATCCCATTCACCTGAAGATATTTCCAGCTTTTCAACCATCTTGTCTTTTACAGCATTACAGGCTAACAGGAAGGTCTCTTTAACAGCTTTCTTCGCTTTATTGGCAATGTCTGCAACAGAGGTTTCAGGAACAATTGCCAAAAATCGGTTCGGAAGAGTCGGCGAAGAAAGCTGCCCAGAACCGACATTTCCCTCAATTTTAAGTCCTTTTTCTTTTACCCATAAATCGGTCACCGGCTGACCACAAAGGTCAGGAAATATGAGGCTGTCAGGCCCAAATTCTTCGGCCACAACCTTCATTGCACTCCATGACAGATAGGATAGTAGATAGCTGCCAGCCCATAGGTCTTGTGTCTTTCGCGCAGTTGCAATAAACTCCTGCACCGGCCCTATCGCAAAGAGTAAAAACGCTGGCTTAGGTAATGCACCAGCAATAGCAGATGTTATCCGTTTATGTTCCCAGATGGAGTGGTCAGGCATCCTCGTGTCAGCAGGGAGCAGTTCCCACAACTGGCCTAACCGTGACTGCTGCTCAGTGTCTTTTATCAGGAGATCAAGCAGTTCCCTCCATAAGGCGAGATAGAGTTTTTCCAGATCATTGCCATATTTGTCGGACAGTGCAACAAAACTCCTGTCAACGGCTGCAGTGATTTCACCGATTTCAACTTGTGCCAGACTCATGAGGTCAAAATCCTTGCCTGACAAGGGGTGGATAATGGCAGGATTATTGCGAAAATCGGATATAAATCCTTCGTCTTTGGACAGATTGATACGATCTGCCGCAGACGCAATATGGTCGGCTGTTCTCACTTCATTTGTGATCTTTGCATCAGCCTTTTCAATTATCGCAGCCATTATCTCTTTTGCCCTTCCCTCATGACCGATCCTGCCGAGAATTATAGGCTTCTCCGGGGGGGTCATGCAGAAGCGCCTGAATTTTCTTTATGAGAAGTTTGTCATCCATTTGTGCCCCTATTTATATAATTACTTCCATGTGTTGGGAAAGAAAGGCATTGAATTCATTGCATACTTCAGTAAACTTCCTGTCATGCTGTACTGCATTATCAAGCTCTATGCAATACCTTGATGGCAGGTAAAGTATATAGGCACGGTATATATCACCTTCTTTGGCAATCTTTATGAAATAGGGCTTTGCGTGGCGGTCAAGAAGGGATTTGGTCCTACGATCTGCCACAATGGGAGAACCAATATATTGCCTCTTATCACATTTATGCTTTTGCTCGAAGGTGTTAAATCCCTCTCCTTTCTCCTTCCTTATTCTTATATCACCGCTTCTGATGCCCCTGTAAATCTTACCCACTTCTCCTAATGTCTTATCCCAAGTTGCATATGACTCCTTTGCTCGGAAGATATTTGTTCCCTCTGCAAATGTAGTATATGCCTTTAACTCAGTCCCTTTAACAACTTTCTGTAAATTTTCTTTTGTATATGCCCCACCGACTGAAATATCATTGGCAATAGAATTGAAACATTCATCCTTGTTAGTTATAAAGAAACTGCCAAACCCGTTTCTGCTTTTTGAACCAACACCACCAAACAAGTCAAACACATACATTGCCTCGAGTATTTCATTTAGAAACTCTTGTTTGAAAATACTCAAGTGGAGATTGAATTTGAAACCACTACTAATATATTTCCTTACAATTACATTTTTCTTTTTGACCTTATCGTAAGAGCAAGGGCCATATGCCAAATATTCAAGCACGTTTACTGGAAACGATTTTCCTTTACTTGTGACAGTTATATTGTGTTTTGGGAGATCAGCGTTTGTTGTCTCCAAAACCCCTTCATGGGCAATTCTTATTGCAAAACTGCTGCCGCCACCAGTCTTCTCGTCACTGCTTCCGAATATCTTGCTTTCTTTT
Coding sequences within:
- a CDS encoding type II toxin-antitoxin system death-on-curing family toxin, whose amino-acid sequence is MIYLTLEDLLEIHRRVIESTGGSDGIRSIPLLDSAVARPQATFGGIDLYTALPGKAAALFHSIISNHPFVDGNKRTGFTAMDVFLRLNDRHIVTGEDEKYDLVMSVASEAIVLSKITGWIEQRITPSK
- a CDS encoding DUF1887 family protein: MKHIHVCLVSDQPIPNLTTVLQFTPHAVILLATSERLREAKRLEKVIRQKGFEVTTKEIKAYDINDVVSVCENLIKECRNDEVTLNITGGTKIGTIGTFQSFYSSDKPIYYVNTYDNEIIKVSPDEGKIPINVNISIKDYLAVYGFNVSEYVKDDRYIYDRKNITETLVQLAINRQRLIGEINSKFPRDFEKAKYPVQIILNNDKDMSRICGVLENHGLVKRTHQTTIHIPDVETAKYLRGFWFEEYVYMTAKSLSVNEVKLNVSGKWDTTGKKPPKNEFDVLIAKNNRLFYISCKTANPNRYADGTDESVGKEYLYELDALGDRVLGLFGKKMLASARPVADEYVKSRAEDMKIAIVDGKNIATLKDNMKQWLSR
- a CDS encoding HEPN domain-containing protein; translated protein: MTESNERAEVVRYWWKKSMESVTAARRELTAEANDFAINRAYYALFYAVSALLMEDGRQFKKHSGVRDTFNKEFIKTGRIEKKYGDLYNQLFDDRQVGDYIALTAFDTEYVSEKIDSCEAFLLQLRPLLTSLSKERQSLEDKNEG
- a CDS encoding nucleotidyltransferase domain-containing protein; this encodes MKAIQDIKLTEKLSKTLHAAQRSISNEFNVDRIILFGSVARGESDEESDVDILIVLEEPPGHRIRNRISTIILDINLEYDASLCGLVVDKKSWDNGPLSVLPIHKEVEQDGILI
- the cmr6 gene encoding type III-B CRISPR module RAMP protein Cmr6 translates to MKLPLPAETREYFRDDKSRLLKISNLGLLFNKYVYSWQDGWQKKDENAREFRDDISKIQFDKKYALSVYARQKAVVQGLQNSGWHDESFELTSDTRLIIGLGGTSVIETGMTLHPLYGFPYLPASGLKGLARAYAEIGCDAPKEELLEVFGSEEKDSRNAVNNQQGNVFFMDGLPVTFPRLELDIMNPHYGEYYQGDKPPADYLNPVPVTFLTVAPGQTFSFALFSRDEGVAVKAKKWLMGGLAELGAGGKTNVGYGYFRSSATPTKQVGQNPQVTKVNSVSQPTLWENASLTWNPGNMILLARKDNKKAEIKLGNNKDIVPEALRSKLFEKKRTITANVIVEPVGNNFGIVEIK
- the cmr5 gene encoding type III-B CRISPR module-associated protein Cmr5, with protein sequence MSHIENLEHERAKEAWSCIDYVNNEIEDKKFKKDYRSIIMKLPTLIIANGLGQTLAFLKAKGKRDNRKPEEKAYRDIESYLFSNKNIHWPVAQGELIEKVIMLPGDRFRQVTTETLSFLSWMKRFADAVLPKEEG
- the cmr4 gene encoding type III-B CRISPR module RAMP protein Cmr4 → MFKKAKVMFIYTETSLHCGSGTSLGVIDLPIQREKYTDYPVCQASGVKGVVREWFEVNKANEGDKIKWTFGPDFSSKKEESDAHAGAATFTDARLLLFPVRSLNGVFAYTTSRFALSRLKRDLEMAGVKNVNWYVPNPDDAGDNILGVQDSKISDNDNKAVLEEYTFDFKSDEAVRNIADWIATNVIPKGAEYAFWKEKIKTDLLILPDNAFRDFVKLSTEVQARIQIDNKTKTVKQGALFYEEALPSDSLLYSVIMAHDPACDSDKRPEGLKNDNEVMAFISTINAQRLQFGGDATIGKGIVNINLLNGGI
- the cmr3 gene encoding type III-B CRISPR module-associated protein Cmr3, producing the protein MRLFIEPNDILMFRDGKPFSGGDDHFARGTFPPQPSTVYGALRSHILSIARTEYDKFASDYDSIPEHVKKEVGTPAENGCLTIRQFAVAKKEDGCIQQYFPMPRDIAKEKGKENDSLYVLKPDDKLHGKIMTDLPAGLQHVWFPSENALESVTGFLSQAEMSVYLSGRTPDKWTENKRLYETEERTGVRKNRTKRSVETGGLYSVEYYRLNVNVGFTVEVEGTQLLPPESGILRLGGDNRTAFYTKAAWNGIPAEVIKKKISETGRFKIVLTTPAIFTNGWIPGGIDSNTRNGFLNGLEVKLISACIGKPIGIGGFDLVKGRPKDMKKAVPAGSVYYFELNGSSVDELFNGIWLKSISDEKVREGFGLSLIGGY
- the cas10 gene encoding type III-B CRISPR-associated protein Cas10/Cmr2, which codes for MFKEYEEKGFDPNIGTVYGQIYSLTEKSLGSRKVVRDFKQQNEPNFKCTLCGVREPVHPGTYNGQSCPEHFGALKGFWQDTVMPTFPQIRKSERLCGVCVTKRLAAPAFFRGQLKFNISNSFPSISMVATASFKEKVIKNLLNPELKMRVDEFVGILHTLFGGKEDRMNGEALRMVWGMCNNPETVTAENKEVAQKFASVEGDWLYEDSFVESLKEEIPTYTKDLCSAARIALRQLLKAAKKLCIDPPSKYYAVLLMHGDNMGKWLSGEIAPKIEDILHPSVRNSLDVSWNELKRMERPLNPSLHLAMSKALRDFSLKVAREIVEKDHLGKLVYAGGDDVLAFVNLKDLPEVMRKLRAYFSGSLKSDVETNRVAIDFKDGSGFIPVDNEGYPLNVDKHERHIKGFMLSMGTKATASMGIVIAHHSSNLSQVLDEVRACEKQAKKLDGKNAFCIALAKRAGGTEHVSSKWYYENISLLEKGRVGVIFETIPLLRDWADAFYNEHISPKFVYTFRTETKGLEYKDSNGKIIQLPAEAIRLELQRIAKRQTKSNHNDKVKDLIDGLMRLQSGGLTIDDIGKFLVVAAFLGREGNR
- the cas10 gene encoding type III-B CRISPR-associated protein Cas10/Cmr2, which encodes MTPPEKPIILGRIGHEGRAKEIMAAIIEKADAKITNEVRTADHIASAADRINLSKDEGFISDFRNNPAIIHPLSGKDFDLMSLAQVEIGEITAAVDRSFVALSDKYGNDLEKLYLALWRELLDLLIKDTEQQSRLGQLWELLPADTRMPDHSIWEHKRITSAIAGALPKPAFLLFAIGPVQEFIATARKTQDLWAGSYLLSYLSWSAMKVVAEEFGPDSLIFPDLCGQPVTDLWVKEKGLKIEGNVGSGQLSSPTLPNRFLAIVPETSVADIANKAKKAVKETFLLACNAVKDKMVEKLEISSGEWDAIWQRQTEDFMETYWTATAVDNYTEFLSSYKYLLDIKSDWQFDSCSKNTRRRVLIQILEQCMVRYTV
- the cmr1 gene encoding type III-B CRISPR module RAMP protein Cmr1, coding for MIKKISFEIETTTPMFLAGADQSKAELRAASIKGLLRFWWRALQAESNLDSLREKESKIFGSSDEKTGGGSSFAIRIAHEGVLETTNADLPKHNITVTSKGKSFPVNVLEYLAYGPCSYDKVKKKNVIVRKYISSGFKFNLHLSIFKQEFLNEILEAMYVFDLFGGVGSKSRNGFGSFFITNKDECFNSIANDISVGGAYTKENLQKVVKGTELKAYTTFAEGTNIFRAKESYATWDKTLGEVGKIYRGIRSGDIRIRKEKGEGFNTFEQKHKCDKRQYIGSPIVADRRTKSLLDRHAKPYFIKIAKEGDIYRAYILYLPSRYCIELDNAVQHDRKFTEVCNEFNAFLSQHMEVII